Proteins found in one Zea mays cultivar B73 chromosome 1, Zm-B73-REFERENCE-NAM-5.0, whole genome shotgun sequence genomic segment:
- the LOC100283234 gene encoding 50S ribosomal protein L4-like codes for MPAAAVVSPLLLSLSSSSSPFLSSSSTSFFPPSSAAVTPHAAVRTRAAVSVLRALRAEAATLPVLSFTGEKVGEVTLDLKSAPPSTARAVVHRAIITDRQNARRGTASTLTRGEVRGGGRKPYQQKKTGKARRGSQRTPLRPGGGVVFGPKPRDWSIKINRKEKRLAISTAIVSAAKDAFVVEEFEEAFASGPKTRDFVAALQRWGLDPKQKAMFFATDFDDNVRLSGRNIGSLKMLTPRTLNLYDILDARKLFFTPAAVDYLNSRYGASVSDDYYTDDEDDGEEELVEQEAEEGTTADAAPDATEEGEADSSS; via the exons ATGCCAGCCGCCGCCGTAGTCTCCCCTCTCCTCCTCTCGCTCTCCTCGTCCTCCTCCCCCTTCCTCTCTTCCTCATCCACCTCCTTTTTCCCACCCTCCTCCGCTGCCGTCACTCCACACGCCGCCGTCAGGACGAGGGCGGCTGTCTCCGTCCTCCGCGCGCTGCGCGCCGAGGCGGCCACCCTCCCCGTGCTCTCATTCACCGGAGAGAAGGTCGGGGAGGTAACCCTCGACCTCAAATCCGCGCCACCCTCCACCGCGCGCGCTGTCGTGCACCGCGCTATCATCACCGACCGCCAGAACGCGCGCCGAGGCACGGCCTCCACGCTCACCCGCGGCGAGGTCAGAGGCGGAGGGAGGAAGCCCTATCAGCAGAAGAAGACGGGGAAGGCGCGGCGGGGGTCGCAGCGTACCCCGCTTCGTCCCGGCGGTGGCGTCGTGTTCGGCCCCAAGCCCCGCGACTGGTCCATCAAGATCAACCGCAAGGAGAAGCGCCTTGCCATCTCCACTGCCATCGTGAGCGCCGCCAAGGACGCCTTCGTTGTCGAGGAGTTCGAGGAGGCCTTCGCGTCGGGGCCCAAGACCAGGGATTTCGTGGCCGCTTTGCAGCGGTGGGGGCTTGACCCGAAGCAGAAAGCCATGTTCTTTGCCACGGACTTCGACGACAATGTGCGGCTCAGCGGCAGGAACATTGGTTCCCTCAAAATGCTCACACCCAGGACGCTGAACCTGTACGACATACTCGACGCACGCAAGCTCTTCTTTACTCCTGCTGCTGTAGACTACCTCAACTCCAGGTACGGAGCCAGTGTTTCCGATGACTACTAtactgatgacgaggatgatggcgAGGAGGAACTGGTCgagcaagaagcagaagaaggcacCACAGCAGATGCTGCTCCAG ATGCAACTGAAGAGGGCGAGGCAGACAGCAGCTCCTAG